Part of the Brevibacillus brevis genome is shown below.
GCGGTCGTCCGGGCGGCGTCTATTTCGCTTATCACAGCTACCGCTGGATTTGGCCCCTGCTCGCCCTGGCCCACTATCAGGAAAAATACGTGAATAGCCCTCTCTAGTCGATCTTGCGCCGAATCGGCACCTCCTTTCCGATAAGCAATGAGTCGGCGGGTGTATCAAACACTGTCGAACTGCAGATTTCTTCCGTATCGCCAATCAGGACGACGGAGGATTGGGAAACACCGTCTACGCCTATTTCCCCTATCTCCAGTTTTTTGTTGTTCACGGTCATTTTCAGTTCCATTGCGGTCGATCCCCTTTTCCGTTATTCGCTTCTCGCCAGCATGGGCTGACTGGTTCATCCTATGCCCGCAGCCCCCAAGAGGTGGCGAAAAACAGGATGAACACCCAGTGCCCGCCGACATACAATACAAAAAGGGTTTCTCCGGAAGGGTGAAGATGGGATGCCAGCAGTCGTCGGAGTCATCAACGTGAACAGCATGACGGGCGTCTTCAACGTGGGAGATGTCCGAAAGATCAATCCCGTGAGCTACACGAAAACCTTCGCTGGCGGAGGATCCTTCAATTCGGGTACGACTCTGAACTTCAAGATTCCGCGCAGCGTCATCTATGTAAAC
Proteins encoded:
- a CDS encoding spore germination protein, which translates into the protein MPAVVGVINVNSMTGVFNVGDVRKINPVSYTKTFAGGGSFNSGTTLNFKIPRSVIYVNDTKDDDWPAFVEDLRESSTKGRD